In Micropterus dolomieu isolate WLL.071019.BEF.003 ecotype Adirondacks linkage group LG09, ASM2129224v1, whole genome shotgun sequence, the DNA window ATAATTCAGATCTTTTGCTTAAGTGGCAATACAACAatgttaaatacaaaatactcTCTTATTCAAACAGGCTTTTAGTTAGACGAGGGTTTTATGGCTTTCTAATATATGATTTTCTATGTAtttctatgtttttatttattatatctcactttgttgtattgtattgcactttattgtgaagcacttcGCGACTTTTAtctggtgctatataaatgaacgttacttaacttacttaattacatactgtatacataaTGTTcataattgttattgttgtttttattctccttattatttttattgtatattatttttaatataggCTACCgctattatttttaatatactgTCAACCCGCGTTGACTATCCATCCatcagatggatggatggattatttgtAGCCTATATagtgtttatagtgtgtatatatttttaatccTACCTAGAATGTAAATTGTATATTGATTAAATTTAGTGTGAATAcagtgtgtatattatgtatacATGTATACTAATGCTAACTGATTCtacttttgttgtattttgttcttTACATTCCTCTATATTAATAAAGATATATCTTATCTTATACAAATACAAGTTTACCCAGGTAAAAGCacagcaaaaagtaaaaaagtatcaaaagtaaaagcacatATCCTGCAGGATGGCCCCTTCTGAAGTGTTATATATCATAATATacagattacattttgtttatgaATAGTGATGCATTAACAAGCTGTCAATTTTGACTATTTAAATACTAATACTAACGTTTATTTGTAGTAATGCATGTAAACTCTTTATCAGCAAAGTAACTataactgtcaaataaataaataaatgtagctaaTATTCCccactgaaatgtagtggagtagaaatagAAGGTTTTTCCTAGAATGTTTCACCATAGTATATAGTTGTAGTAGTTTTACCCTTATAGTTATACCCTTTTAGTGTTTAATtgtgattaatcaattaaatgaTCAGTTTATAGAAATCTATTATAAAGTGACTGATTAAATTTGCAATTAATTATTGCAGTCTAAAAATATTTGATCGTTTAAAATCTAAACTCCTGACAAAGCAGAAAtccagctgctgctctgtgggttggatttcattaaatgtttatgtggtatactgcaaacacacctttttaattaaagaaaatggaATATGGAAGCTTAAAATGttaaagcaggaaaaatggTATTAATCTGACCGACTACAGACAAGCTTGTACTGTCGACTGTGTGTTTTATTCCAGAAATCAACAAATATACTGTGTTTTGACGAACCACATCATtcatttaatatataaaaatatgtgcATTTATCAATCAATCCTCAGCAATGACAGTTTCATTataagaaacaaagaaatagcCTTAAACAAAGGAAACTAAAATCAAGGAAGATACAACTGGGAAATCAGATTTTTCCTCTACTTTCAGCTTTTCACCTATTTCACAAATGAAAGACGCTGTactgttattttaaaacaaccCTATACTACACTATTGTTCTCCACCACGTGGTTAGTTtccattttaaataacaaaactcAGGGCCAATGCAGCAGCACATTTGGTTTACAATGACATATGCAAGTTTAGGGTTACCTTTATGTCTTATATATATGTAAGGCTGACTGGTGACAAACCACCAGAGATGAAACACCATTCAACATGAATGATATCTGATTTAAAAAGGGTGGTACAATGCGCAAATGCCATCAAAAATAACTGATGTGTTAGGGAACGGAAATGTTTGTTTCTCATATCTCCATGATATTCCCTCATTACATAATCAAtagtaaagcactttgagtgatACCAATTTTGTAACAGCAAGTCAGTGacacaaatcatttttaaatgggATACAGAAGCTGTTCCCTCATAATGACATGTTACATTTGGGcattcaaataaaacacaatcaaaTTATAAGCATAGTTGTAAAGGCTCAAGTACCTGTAAATCACCCATCTTGGCTCTATCAGTCTGCTGATGGAGTAAGGGTTTCCAAGTACTGATTCTCTTAAACACatctttaataaataataaaacaactttTTAATGTTAACAAGGGTGAAAGGTAACAAACAGTTCCTCATCATCATCCAAAGTGCAGTTACATCTTTTGAACACTGGATCAAATATATTAGGCCTGATCTATAAGGtataaaaaaatgtctttctacacaaaacaaatttacTCATTGGCAAGCAAAAACAGTAAATGGCATTAACATCCAGCCACTAATTTTATAGTTCCTTAACTACCTCTATAATTATTGATCAATCAGGTTGTGGTATTTCCTGTGCAGTGTATtgctctttttacttttttttgtaagtgCAACTACACCTTTcttatttacataaaaacaaagatgttgtgtgtgttaaatgcaaataaattaaGAAGTAGTGACTGTGAAGTAAGGTATTTGATAAGATAATGCAAAATGGTTTTGTTTGGCACATGTTGGCACTACCTACATGCCTTTTTTCCACCATATGTTACAATCAGCAggcaaaatacaaatataatctttttaaatgccattttaatctgtgttcatgattgaaatgttttttgtaactgtgccagggctgcaactaattattttcatcaCAAATGAAGCTGCTAGTTATTTTCTCGATtcattgtttaattaaaaaataaataaataaataaaaatgaccatCACAAGTTGCAGGAGCACAAGGTAAAACCAAAAGGTAGTCAGTTTACTTTCATatgtgacaaagaaaagcaaaaatcctcatatgtaagaagctggaaccagaagATTTACGGAATTGTTGTTTGAATGATTATTTAATGGACAAACAATAAATTGTTTCAGCTTTAAACTATAGCGGCAATGATCCTCAGTGTGTTTTCTCACCTTCTCAAAAGTGATATGTTATTTCTGTTTCTCACCAATGACGTGAAATCCAACACTGTTACTGTTGGGGTTTTGTTCAGTAATATGAAAAGAtacaaaacaaagcacagaCTGCTTAAGCGCATAACACATGTAAAgttattttcaacagtttttaacTTAGTAAATGTCAATGTATACAAAAGTGATACTCTCACAGACAaacaatataatgtaatatagtGCAATAAGTCCGGTGTAATCAAAAACCACACTGGACAGTTAGGAGTTAACGAGAGTCTTCTTgcatttctcctcctcctcctcttctggtTTTACATGCCTCACAGCCATCACAGATTGGCTCTGCGTCTAACTTTATGCTTATGTAATCGGGTCCGCCCTCTGTCTTCACTCTCGCTGGCATGCTGTGGCACTTCCATGTGGTAGCAAAGTCAGCTAAGGCCAGCTAAGGTGAGTCAGTTGTAGTAATGGTGTCACTTGAGGACACTGAGCTGTCCTGTGCAGCTGGGCTGCAACAAGGGGAAGTGGAGGGCAAAGAAATCTCAGGCTGCTTCCGATactcattttctctcttgctACATAAATATAACGGCCTATCAGTGTCTGTAAATTTGTGTCCAGCTGTGCACCTGCCCCCAGTTGGCTCAGCTGTTTCTTCCGCTTgagttttctgtcttttctgtgaTCCAGGTAGACATGTGGAAATGATGTCAAGTGAATCAGCAGCCTGGCAGCTCCCATGTTTTCCATGTTGATGGTGCTTCTGCTCGATTGGGACTTTGCCAGAGTATTCAGGGTCTGACCAGCTCAGTTTTCTCTTCTGGAATGGGAAGGAAAAACCAAATATAACAACCATGACAAACCAAGGTCTTAAAGGAAAGCTACATTTCATTACAACTTGAATTCAGCTGAGttcattgaaaaataaaaccgAAGATGTAATAAATCACAGTTTTCTCTTAACCAGAATATTGACAGCTATCAAATGTACAAGTCTGGGGAGTTTAAGCACAAAGACGCAGTATCATCTAGTGAATATCTTTAACTCTcctttaaacatgttttatatacTGTGGCTACTTCTTTACAGTAGtaatgtgttaatatatttCAGATGATGCTAGATAGATGCTTGGCTGTTAAAGAAATTGCTATTTTAATAAGCTTAGTAACACCTCTCAGTCATGAAGCACACAGTTTGATTAGCACACACTTAAAGCACTGTCATTCGGTAATAAAGGTAACACCCAGTATAAAGCTCACCTTAACTGGCATGTGGAGCTGATTTTGGCGCCAGTGTGGTGGTTGTCTGAGAGTGGTGGTCTGACTTGGTGCATCTGTGGACTGAAATGCCACCTGAGGGAACCACATTTTGAGCAACATCTCTATCTGCAGCAGGTTTTGGAGGTATTTCtcactgcagaaagaaaaaagagttAAGGCATCGATGACAATGGCACTGTCTCCATTTTCATTATTGTCATAATGTTACGTACGCTGAGTGTGATGGTCTTACCCCATTTCAGGCCTCTGTAGTATTCCAAGAATCCTCTGCAATCTGTCTATGGCAACACTCTGCTGGAAGCTGGATAAACCTGCCGCAGATAAAATATACCATCCAAATGTCAGGGCAAATAGACACTTAGGGATTTAATTACAGGACAGAATGCAGTAAAACTTAAGATGAGATGATAACCATGTTTGATATTGCTCAACCACATACCTTTCTCAAATCGCCCCATCTTTAACCCCTGTAGAAGCTCAAGCAGAGGACGGATAAACCTGCACAAATCTGTACACTGAGAGAATAAGGAGAAAGACTAGTGTTATTACTATAACTGATCTAatattttgttgacaaaaatactgaaacaaaGGGATCAGTTTAATGGAGCTCACCTTCTGAGCGAAAGCCAGGTCCCCTGGTGTGGCTGAAGATGACCCTAGTGTGGCAGCTCCAGGAGAAGAGGCTGAGTCGCGATGCTTAGTTTCCCCCATGCAGTGTTCAGGCTGGTCGCCCTTAGACCTCAAGTGCAGCTGATCTGAATGAGCTGGGAAATCAAGGTAATTTCTAGAAAGTGTGATTCCTTCATCAACTGAGAGGGGATTCCTTATTCCACTGTCCCCGTCTCCCTCTGAGAAGACGTCTGCTTCATCCTCCGTCTGCTCACTCTCACTGAGGAGAAAGCTTGAGGTGGAGGGTAGTGAGTCATAAGATGGCCATTTGGAAGAACTGCCCAATGAATTCATCTGTGGAGACAGGGAGATAATAATGTCAACAGAACGTCAATGAGAACAACTTTTTGGGCACTGGGCGAAATCAAACACATAGGGTTGCAGTATTCAAATAGAAAGAAGTTGCACATACAGTATCAGTATACTACATActaaagaaaatctatttgtgtCTTCCAATTGCACATATTAAagcatttatataaaatttcCTAAGTGACTTTCTGTGAAACAAGTACATTTAATACAATGTGATACTGGCTGAATAAAAGGTCAGAATacttttgaagaaatatttcagTATGACTGCTTCTTAGAAGATACTTACACATAAGAAATGTAAAGATTATTAGTATTAGTAATTAGACATTAATTTATCATATTACTCAGTTACAAGTGTCTAATAAGTTTAGAAATTTTTTAATGCGGTCTTTTAAGGTCAATACAAGCTatttcaaacacattttatctGTTCTCATACAGTATAAAGATACTGACAGTACATCAACATGTCAATCAACCCATATAACACATTCATTGGTGTGTTATATGGTGTGTTAAAACCTTTAGTTATTCATATAATAATCTAAATATTCAGCAAAATAACCCAAACACAATCCTTTTGTAAGAATCATGAAGTGCAAATTAGAATTGTACTAGTGGCCAAAAGCTGTGAGTAACCTTCTCAGCAAGAGCAATCGAGATGATCAACGTGGATACATTATCGCATCGGAAGCCAGCACACAAAGGACCTGCTCTTCCTATACGACTATACGAGTCAACCATAGACTGCATATAAAGTCAACGCATGCAGTACCAGAAGGTATGTGTGGTGTGCATAAGTGGTGGGTGTGTGTACATGCGCTCTGTGCTCCAGCAGAAATTAGTTTGGTAATTTGAAGACAGATTTGTACATCTATTGTTGACAGTGAGTACCTTGTATAACCAAAACATCAATATAAACCTTTAACCTGCAATCTGATTTGACATTaaacaaatcatgttttcaaCATATTTGACGTGACTGGCACGATTTCTACAGCCATGGCTacattttgcacatttattATGTGAAGACTGCTCTACATTGCTAGAgtaatatagttgtttaaaacCAAGACACATGTATAAAAGCAGAACGTGTGGCGGGTTGGTCCTGTAACGTCCTGTAACGTGAAGTCTGGTGGTGCGAAATGTATATTGGAAGTTATGAACAAACATTGCTACCTATTCTATTTAACGTACAACTGTTTATAAGTCTGAAAAACAGCCAGCTTTccctgaaaaacagaaaaaagtcaGAGGAGAGAGTTCTTACCTTATAGTCGGAGCAGAAGCGTATTCACAAAAACggtcaaacaaaacagaaattctTGTGAAAGCACGTTCACGCTACTTTACCACGTTTCACAAATTTATAATATTAGAGAACTAACTTCGACAAAGCTATCGGCTGTCTTTGTCAGTGCAGATGTGTACACGCCGCGGTTCCGTGTGTTACCCAGTACACGTTCAGTCCCACCCAGTCTCTTCAATCCCTGCTCGTGTTTCGTTTACTTAAGTCAGACGTACGACCTGTTCAAAAAGTACCCACATAGCGCAACGGACACTACACGTGCTGAACAGCTTCGGAGCCGCGATTGGCTGCAGACGTGTTCGATCTTTTCTCATTGGCTCAGAGGCTTGACCAATCAGCAGCATCCGTAGCACCGGTTGGCTGGTAAATGCGTAGATCCCACCTCACCTGCCATGGCAGCACGTGCGGGTGGTGTGGCTGGAGAACGAGAACAACAGCACGCGGCAGTTGGCATGTGCCTAAAATGTTGGTATGGAAATTAGGTTACATAGACAATACTTTTATGGAAAATAACAAGGCAGGCTGCTGTTTTtcagtgtgtatatgttttttttttttatttatttacttgctTGTTTATGTTCAACTTTATATAACGTTGTCCTccatttctgtaaaaaaaaaagacccacATGAAGAGGCTATctgaatataaaaacacatgtgCACAAAAGATTAAAGAGGATGAGATATAGGTTtgtcacaaaatacaaaacaaaatatcacaCACCATACCATTTAACAACACTTATATGGCAACATATTAAACATATGACCATCCATCTTCCAAATGATCTTAAGTCAAATAATCTTCATGTAAAAATTGCTATGCTTAAATGCAATGACCCCAGCAGAAAATCACTGCATGGCAGCACTTTTAAGGAACAGCAAATTTAGACAGATGATACTTTTTGTTGTGCAATTAACATCGGCTCCAGTTTCTTCATTGTTGATGTTGAAGTGAATGTAGATAAGACAAGCGAGATTATGAGCTATGGCATCATAGGCTTATTAGAGCTTTGAACACAGTCTTACATACCAGTAATTACATAATATGATTACTATATGCTGAGGAAAAAAATTAAGGAAAATTAAGAAATGTTAGATGCAGGAGGATGGGGCAATTACCTGATTAGCTGAAATTGTCTGCTTATAACCAAAAAGCAGATGTTCATGATAATCAGGGTagttattaaatgtattattgttaaaTTTAGGGAAAGAGTAAGAAGTATTGGAGGTGTGGCAGAATGAATAGGAAAAGGGCGTGTCACAAATTAGGTGCTGGGTGTTGAGGAGAGCCATGCCATCCAACATCTTTGGAGACTGGTTTGACACTTAATTATAGTTCAAACAATAGTGATGAGTTGCCATTGTCATAATCATGAAATGACTTATTAAAGTTTGATAGATCTTCCTAAGGCTCATTTAGTTTACAAACAGTCTGTACTGTGTCTTTTTGCAAATCAAAAGATCAGAGATGTTCTTTTTATGGAAGATTGTTTGTGTCATTCTTGTCAAGGGCTTTTCTGTATCTGTGAAAAGAGCATTGATGCATACTCCTGAAGTCTGCATAGCGACATTTAGTTCCAGCATTTTTTATTGCAACATAGATACAGTCACTATGCAAAATAGCATCGTCAAAAATTATCAGCTGATACTTTGTGCAGTGGTCAAtggggaaaagaaaaatcacaggCAAACTAAAAGTATTCTTAAATATGCTGGAATACGGTTAGACTGAAGGGGAGCTTGTAATTAGTCTAAATCTGTTCTTCACACATTTTGAGAACAAGTAAGGATTAAAAAAATTTGTGTGTCATGGCTTTATGCTGTCTTCTACTGACGCTTTGTCTCAGTCCaccatgacctctgacctccgtGGTAATGAAGTCCTTCGAACGCCtggtgttgtcccaccttaaatccatcacagacccactcctggaccccctgcagttcacctacagagccaacaggtctgtagatgatgcagtaaacatggcccttcactacatcctccagcacctggactccccaggaacctacgccaggatcctgtttgtggttttcagctctgctttcaacaccatcatcccggccctgctgtaagacaagctctctcagctgaacgtgcctgactccaccagCAGGtgttcctgacagacaggaagcagcacgtgaagctaggttaacatgtctctgattccaggatcATCAGCAccagttcccctcaaggctgcgttctttcccccccttctcttctccctgtacaccaacagctgtacctccagtcaccagtccgtcaagctcccCCCTTTCAaacaatacaaatgtctctgcagatgtaaatactatttcatttcatatcatgcacaaacctggcacattgcacatatttgttgttaattgttaatctttgttgttgtatatttttatattgtgaatttatatatttcgTTGCagtacgtctgcacaacacaaacccagaataatgcacacaaaaaaaaattgagCATGAGCAGCAGCCAAATTATTATACTGTTGCATGAGTTAAAGCTGAAGGATATGTTTATTAGAAGAAAGAGAACTGctgttcatttacatttatctagcacttttatccaaagagacttacaattgctatatatgtcagaggtcacacacctctggagcaactaggggttaagttgGTGAatatgtcacagtggggagttgaacctgggtctttcacaccaaaggcatacaTCTTATCCAGTGCACCACCACGTTTCTAGCCAGCCCTGCCCAGGTTTTTGATATGACCTATGACCCAATAAATTAATATCTAAGTAGTGACATGTTTGTAATTTTGCGCACCATGTGGTTGATGTTTGTCAGTGATAAGGcagtggcagtgtgtgtgtttgtcgaGTAGGagccaacaaaaacatttgcacatttcacAATCATATTACTGTGCACTGATGCTGACTGCACAACCTATGTATGTTACATAGACACTGCAAGTGAACAAGACTTAAAACCTCACCACCACACTAAAATCAACACAGCTTAAACTGTCCAATTacctttttccattttccataTATGAAAAGCTGTTAAAAAATAGCCATTTTTGAGATCTTTGTCTCTGCCACCACAATACGGGTGGGGGTGAAAGAAAATTCAGTTGTGGAGCTCACAGCATGGAAAATTACATAAAGAAATCAACAGCAACATCCATGTTACTCTGAATAATATGCAGAACACAGTCAACAGCTTTCATGGGGACCATTTCTTCATCAAAAAGTAGTTCCAATGAAAACTGCTCACAGTGAGGTCTATGGAACAGTAACAAGCATGCTTTTTCTAAAATTTACTGTTTACGGTAATTCTTTTATGCTGTTTGCAGACTAATTAAATACTATCTACCTCTATTATATTTCGGGTGGAGGCAGACACCTAAAGAGAAGCTTGAATCTgagaaaaatcaaaaactttGGCCTTTCAGTGTAAAATATAGGTCATCTATCATACTGTTCCATTCAGTCCTCTCACCCACTGACAGAAACCACAGGACATGGTATAAATGTGACCTGGTAACCTCGGACAAGTGAGCCTGGTGCGAGCGCTTAACATTCCCTGTGTGCGGGAACTGAGAGCAAGTTCACACTTTAAAGCCCCCTGTGGTGAAAGATGTCTGACAGGTGTGTCTCTCTTTTAGGAGTTTGCGGGAGGTGGTCGACATCGTCAGTGGACATTAACATCACATTGTGCAGTAGTGACCTTGAAGTCATTAACATCGAGCTGCTGCTGAGCTGAGACCCTGTTTCTAATCGAAATCGCAGTATGGCCAACTGCAAGATTGAAATTGCAGGGGCTGCAGTTTTTTTGATAAAGGGAAAATGtgtcacaaaataaaatcataaattaAGTATTGTACAGTGTACAGAGATGCGCTGCCCTCCAAATTACATTCTCCAGACGTAAGGTAACATGCTTGTTTAGGACAAATGCCAGCgaaaattaaatgcaaaaattaCCTTCTAAAATCCTAACTCAAATATCtatcaataaataaattgcaatatgatttttttcagcACTCAGATTGTTCAGCcctatatactatatatttgtgtgtttacagtagttatcagtttgtttttgttgttaaataGAAGTTCACCAACTTACAACTTTCAGAAATTGTCACGCATTTATTAGGTTTTCATTAGTAAGATTGTGTGGGAAgagtcaaaacacaaaatgtcatcaACCAAGTATTCATTAACCGGCTCATTACAACCAACAATGATGAATAGGTTTCCCTCTCAGTACAAGCACCACACGTTTCATGCCAAATTCTGTgcagaaaagggaaaaaatgtcCAAAGTTGATTTGACAATGAATGTACTTCTACAaatgttttcttccttttaCTGTGGTGACACAATGTGACAAGATGAAAGCTACTTTTCTCAGTAATTCCCAAAGTCCATTTAGATGTGACAGTGACATTGTATTGATTGCTTCTTCCACTTTGCTGGGCCCATCTCAACCAGTCCATTGATAACGTCCTGTTCCATCACACTCCATTTCACTAGCAGCCGAGCCAGGGATCCTCTCTATTTGTCCTGGAGATGAAGGCAATTTTTCTGGCCATTTCCGTGTGGTAGATCCGCCTGCAGTTCTCAAAGTTCTTCCGCTGTCGCTCTCGGCAGGGCTTCTCGAAGTAGCGCTTTTGCTTCACCGTTTCAATAATCCCATCCTGAGTAAGGACCCTGGAGTTTGTAGAGAAAATATGTAAACAGCGGGAACTTAGGTTGCATTCAAGACACTCTATTCAACAGATTAGACACATtataataaaagacaagaaaGCAGTGAAACTACATACATCGACCGATGCTTTAATTACAATCCTATCCAACCttaaacaaaatgttaattacacattttcaaaCTGTAC includes these proteins:
- the ciarta gene encoding circadian associated repressor of transcription a, giving the protein MNSLGSSSKWPSYDSLPSTSSFLLSESEQTEDEADVFSEGDGDSGIRNPLSVDEGITLSRNYLDFPAHSDQLHLRSKGDQPEHCMGETKHRDSASSPGAATLGSSSATPGDLAFAQKCTDLCRFIRPLLELLQGLKMGRFEKGLSSFQQSVAIDRLQRILGILQRPEMGEKYLQNLLQIEMLLKMWFPQVAFQSTDAPSQTTTLRQPPHWRQNQLHMPVKKRKLSWSDPEYSGKVPIEQKHHQHGKHGSCQAADSLDIISTCLPGSQKRQKTQAEETAEPTGGRCTAGHKFTDTDRPLYLCSKRENEYRKQPEISLPSTSPCCSPAAQDSSVSSSDTITTTDSP
- the mrps21 gene encoding 28S ribosomal protein S21, mitochondrial codes for the protein MARHLRFIARTVMVQDGNVDAAYKTLNRVLTQDGIIETVKQKRYFEKPCRERQRKNFENCRRIYHTEMARKIAFISRTNREDPWLGC